From the genome of Malus domestica chromosome 04, GDT2T_hap1, one region includes:
- the LOC139195021 gene encoding uncharacterized protein, whose protein sequence is MPPRRESRRASEPNFLDITQLGEAMAHAFQTVIRPPQRTPLETMYNLKLNRFMGNEGHEGTEKWLDHIEKTFQVMQSQRNLPASRWVETTTWFLGREPTAWWVNQTQFMSPEAATDWEVFKENFKKRFVPPEYIDRKKQEFTQLKQKNMSAHEYYKKFTDLSRYNPDTVGNLVEMLCRFKQGTKRKWWTFASAIPCTTYHEFSEILVRMEDSKNLHSDSEEDEDKNDNQKKDDRGKGISTHRPRKTQNFKRSGASSSSSNRGFSVTSPRRGGRFTGGPRFQRQRDFGGADGSDPPLCHCCNFRHHGECRRSGGGYYTCGQMGHRAA, encoded by the coding sequence atgccgcctcgtagggaaTCACGTCGTGCTTCTGAGCCTAATTTCCTTGATataactcaattaggggaagcgatgGCCCATGCCTTTCAGACTGTAATCCGTCCTCCTCAAAGAACACCCCTGGAGACTATGTACAATCTGAAATTAAACCGCTTCATGGGTAATGAGGGTCATGAAGGGACAGAAAAGTGGTtagaccatattgagaagacctttcaggtgatgcagagtcaaaggaatcttcctGCTAGTAGATGGGTCGagaccactacttggtttttaggACGAGAGCCAACAGCTTGGTGGGTAAATCAAACTCAGTTTATGTCACCTGAAGCGGCAACTGATTGGGAAGTattcaaagagaattttaagaaaagatttgttcccccggagtacattgatcgtaagaagcaggagttcactcaattgaagcaaaagaatatgtcGGCGCATGAGTATTACAAGAAGTTTACAGACTTATCCCGTTATAATCCTGATACAGTTGGTAATCTGGTAGAGATGCTTTGCCGTTTTAAGCAGGGAACTAAGAGGAAATGGTGGACGTTCGCTAGTGCGATTCCTTGCACCACTTACCATGAGTTTTCTGAGATTTTGGTTCGGATGGAGGATTCCAAAAATCTTCATAGTGAtagtgaggaagatgaagataagaatgataatcagaagaaagatgacaGGGGTAAAGGTATCTCCACTCATAGACCCCGTAAGACACAAAATTTCAAGAGAAGTGGAGCGAGCTCGAGTTCTTCCAACAGAGGATTTAGTGTCACAAGCCCGAGAAGAGGTGGAAGATTTACTGGTGGACCCAGGtttcagagacagagagacttTGGTGGTGCTGATGGTTCAGATCCTCCGTTGTGCCACTGTTGTAATTTCAGACATCATGGAGAGTGTAGGAGAAGTGGCGGTGGTTACtacacttgtggacagatgggacATAGAGCTGCTTAG
- the LOC103450035 gene encoding uncharacterized protein produces MEKYFGNAYRGDPGVPHADPERFVNIWIGSTAFSALTWVNPYMWQLSNQFNWHDKAMLFEQYHWKKAMKKAEPYKFKWNEYMDKDHRESYYFNWPVYFP; encoded by the exons ATGGAGAAGTACTTCGGTAACGCATATAGAGGAGACCCGGGTGTCCCACATGCCGACCCGGAACGATTTGTGAACATATGGATCGGGTCCACCGCCTTCTCAGCCCTCACTTGGGTCAATCCCTACATGTGGCAGCTCTCCAATCAGTTCAA TTGGCATGACAAAGCAATGCTGTTTGAGCAGTACCATTGGAAAAAGGCAATGAAGAAAGCGGAGCCCTACAAATTTAAG TGGAACGAATACATGGACAAGGACCACAGGGAGTCCTACTATTTCAACTGGCCTGTTTACTTCCCTTAG